DNA sequence from the Vicugna pacos chromosome 35, VicPac4, whole genome shotgun sequence genome:
ttcttctttatattttctaactctttgttaaacttctgtgttcatcattcttctcccaagttcgttgagcatctttatgatgaTTACCTTTATTGGGTAGATTGCTTACCTCCACTTTACTTAGTTCTTCTTCTTGGATCTTGTCTTGTTCCTTCCTTTGGAATGTATTCCTGTGTTTCCTTGTTTTGGctaattcatttctgttttaggcagttcagttttatttcctaATCTTGAAGAAGTGGCCTTATGTAGAAGATGCACTATGGGACCCAGCAGCTCACTCCTCTCTGGTCACCTCTTGTAGGCTGTGTGGGCTGTTGTGTTGTGGTTGGTATGACTACTGGTAGGTATGATGCTGATAGGTGGGGCTGATCCCTGGCCCAGTTGGCTGCCAGACCCTGCCTTATGTGGAGGCTGTTGGCTTGTGGTCAGGTGAGGTGGGGTCCTGGCACAGATGGTTGCATGGCATGGTGGGTAGGGGCAGAGCTGATTGGTGGGGCCAGAGAGACATGGGGCAGATGCCAGTCTTCTGGTGGGTGGGTAAATCCCTGCTGCTAATAGGCTAGAGGGAGCCTTCCAAGATCgtgcttgccagcaccagtgtcctcatGGCAGAGCGAGCTCCTGGAAGTGGATATTGCCAGTGTTTGTGTCCCCAGAGGGAGTctcagttgcctcctgcctctcccagaggctctccaagatcagcaagtgaaCTTGACTCAGGCGTCCTTCAAATGACAGTCTTTGGGCTGGGACTTAGAGCTTACGGGATTTTGTGTGCGCCCTTTAAGAGTCGCTGCTTCCTACAGTCCTCTGCCTCTCCTCTACCATACATCAGCCCTGCTGTCCCCCAAAGCCAGACATTCTGGGATCTTATTTTCCCAGCACAGGGCCCCTGGGCTAGGGAGCCTGACATGTGGGGCTCAGACTCTCCACTCCTTGGGAAGAAACTGCAGTTGTGATTATCCTCTCACTTGTGGGTTGCCTATGTGAAGATGTGGGATGGACCATGCCGTGTCTCTACCATCCCTACCCATCTCGTTGTGGCTCCTTCTTTTTATCTTATTTgtgaaaatcttttctgctagtcctCGGGTCATTCTTATATATACATTCTTATATATAGCTGTTCTGCAGAGAGTCATCATTTTCATAtgcctgtgggaggaggtgagctcagggtctttctgctccaccatcttgggcatacctccattgttttcatttttattcatcccTGAgtatttctgatttcctttgtgatttcttctttaatccaTTAGGAGTACATTGCTTAATTTCCACAATTTTGTGAACTTTCtaatctttttgttattgatttgtaaCTCCCATCCAGTTGCGGTTAGAGAAGATACTCATATAATatctatcttttaaaatctactgAGACTTAACTTGCGGCCTCACGTATGGACTATCCCAAAGAATAGCCCATGTGCTCTTGAGAAGAAACGTATCCTGCTGTTGTCGGGTGGAGTGTTCTGTGTATGTCCGTTAGACACAGTTGGTTTATTgtgttttttctgtttccttacttACCTTCTGTCTGGTTGTTCTGTCCATTATTATGAGTGGAGCATCAAAGCCTCCAACTACTATTATAGAGCTCgctatttctcctttcaattctgtcagtttttgctccATTTATTTTGGTGGCTTATCATTAGGTATGTAAATGTCTATAATTATTGTATCTTCTTGCTCTATTAAACCTTTTATAACATATAATGTCCTTTTTGTCTCTTGTAGCCTTTTATgatttaaagtctactttgtctgatactACTATAGCCTTACCGCCTCCTGTCTCTGGGTTACTATTCGCACgtaatatctttttccatcatttcattttaaacttgTTTGTGTCTTTGGATCTTGTGACTTTCTTATGAGGAGGGGCTTGCTTCTGTCATTGTGCTATTTGTTTTATAAGCTTTTGCCttagagtttgtttttttttttttgcccctcaTTTCCTGCATTCCTGCTGccttttgtatttaaatttttttgtagtgaagtgtttaaattcctttctcatttccttttgtatCTATTCTATAACtgttttctttgtggttaccatgagcaTTACATTTAACATTCTAAAGTTAGAAGACTCTAATTTGAATTTATACTAGCTTAAATTCATTAACATACAAAACTGCTCCTTGACAGCTTTTTTGGTTGTTGATGTTacaaaattacatctttatgCATTGCATGCCCCAAAAgtaaacttattattttaaatgcatttgtcCGTTATGTAGGAAACAAATTTTGGACTTACAAACCAAAGTTAGAGTAGTATTAGCTTTTACactaatattttttatctttaaatgtatTAGTCTCCTAAACCATGTAGAAAATGGGAAGAGCAGTTATGTTATTATAATACTAGCTTTTATAATTGCCCACGTGGTACCTTTTTATTGAGATCTTCATTTCTCCACACACCTTCAAGTTACCATCTAGTGTCCCTTCATCTCACCTGCAGGACTCCCTCGAGCATTTACTGCAGAAGAACTCCCTCAGCGcttgtttatctgggaatgtctGAATTTCTTCTTCACTTTCAAAGACAGTTTTTCTGGATATAggattcttggttgtaagttttctgttttttcaattgaagtttaGTTTATAATGTGTAAattcctggtgcacagcatagtgtttcatatatatatatccttctcatattctttttcattataggtcattacaaggtattgaatatagttccctgtgctagacagtaggatcTTCTTGTTTACCCATTctgtatatagcagtttgtatttgctaatctcaaactcctaatttatccctcccaccccttccccctttggtaaacatgtttgttttctatgtctgtgagtctttctgttttgtaaataagttaatttgctTCACTTTTaaagaatccacatataagttatattgTATGtgttttttctctgtctgatttacttcacttactatgataatctctgggtccatccatgttgctactaatggcattatttcatatatatatgtacacacacatacatacacccccgccctttatccagtcatccatcaatggacatttaggttgcttccacgtcttggctattgtaaatagtgctgctatgaacattgcggtgcatgtatcttttcaaattggagttttctctggatacaggcccaggagtgagattgctggatcatatggtaagtctatttttagttttttaaggaatctccatactgttttccataagggcTGCACCAAGCTACAGTCCCACCAGtggtgtaggagggtccccttttctccacaccttctccagcatttatcatttgtggacttttgaatgatggccattctcattgtagttttgatttgcatttctctgataattaccgatattgagcattttttcctgtgcctattggccatctgtatgtcttcattggagaaatgtctatttaggttttctgatcatttttggattgggtttttttttgataatgaATTATGAGctatttatgtattctggaagttaagcccttgtcagtctcatcatttgcaaatattttctcccagtccataggttgtcttttcatcttgtttatggtgtcctttcctgtgcaaaagcttgtaagtttaagtacatcccatttatttttgctttcatttctattgcctgggtagactgccctaggagaacactgctaagatttatgtcagagaatgttttgcctatgttttcttctaggaggtttagaGCGTCctgtctcatgtttaagtctGTAAgtctttttgagtttatttttgagtatggcgtgagggagtgttctgacttcactgatttacatgcagctgtccagctttcaaaacacacacttgctgaagagactgtcttttctacaaagtatattcttgcttcctctgtggaaaattaattgaccataggtgtatgggtttatttctggtctctctcttctgctccattggtccatatgtgtgtttttatgcaaataccacactgttttgatgactgtagctctgtagtattgtctgaagtctgggaaggttattctTGCAGCTTCGTTTtcttcaggattgctttggcaattctgggtcttttgtgattccaaataaattttaggattattctatttctgtgggaaatgtcctgggtaatttgttaGGGGCCACATGAAATCTGCAGACTGCCTTGGGCagcacagccattctaacagtgccagttcttccaatccaagagcatgggctctCTTGATGAAAATTAACTTCGGAAACAGAGGTGACACACCTGTGTATGGCACGCAAGTAAGTATCATATTTCACCCTTGCTGTGCTGATTTGAGGGAGCAATGGGAAGTGTccacatgttttcattttcaaaacttcTCTGACACACCTGGATTCCTTTATTAGCTGTTTGCCTGCGTGTACTGAGCACGCCCTTCTTTGAGCTGCTGCTTAGAGTGATTGCCATATGAATGCCTCCTGAGAAGGCTCACTGAGTCCTGCTTCCTAACCCTGTTCATTGGACAGCTCTTCTCAGTGAGAGAAGAAATGAAGCAATAAACTTCACCCAGGGACGCGTGGGTCCTCACGCGAGTGCACCAGGGTGGGCCCACCACTCCTGCGGGAGGCCTGGGGTGCCTGTCATGTCCCATGAGGTTAAGCACCAGAAAgacacctagaaataaactctaaatcagttttattatttactaCTTACTGTAAGGCAGCACGAAAAGAAGGCATCGTTTACTTTTTGTCTATTATGCCTAGTGTTTAGTAGGACCTGAATATGAAAAGTATTCATTTGCTGAAatcatttaacatatattttcttGGATTAGAAGCAAAACAGTAGAAACATAGCTGAGCTCTGGTATCATGCAAATTATAttttcactcaacaaacactgtGGCACCGCTGGTGCCGGGCACTCTGCTGGGCACTGGGCAGTGGGCGTGACTGCGGCAGCAGATGCTGTGCCGGGTCCCAGGGGAAGGGGTGGCAACGGTGTCCACGCTTGGATGAGGGGGGAATCCCAGCAGCCGTGGGCGCACAGAGGAAAGGCACCTgcacccaggcctccctgaggacGAGAAGCCCTGGGACCAAGAGGGAGGGTTGAGAGCGTCAGGAAGCGGAGGCAGGTCGTCAACTCTGACCTTCCCAGAAACATTTAGCCACAAGAAAACCCCAGATTTAGTGGTGAATGTCTACatctggtgtttgtttgttgttacCGAACTCAGCCCAGGGTCCATCAAGTACAGGATGGCAGGGCAAGTGTCCTTCCACATACTCGCCAAAGACAATCTGGACGGTGAGTAAAAGATGACAGCAGGGCAGGCTTGTGGATGCATTTTATTGTGAGATGGGGGGGGTCTggtaaaaaactagaaaatgacCATGGTGTAACAAGGAACTTAAAAATGAAGAGTCAGATCTGTAACTTACATACATGGATACAGGAACAAATTGGCACAAAATGTTAAACGTTGTTCCCAACACTGTTTCTACAAGGTTATCCTAGTTTGGCTTACTAAGGAAATGAGTTGTATGGTTAGGCTAATCTCTTCATAAAACCGCAGAGCGTCATGCTATTAGTCAGTCACACAGTGAATTTCAAAATTTAAgagttttatattaaaaactgGGTAAAGGTAAAATGACTTGATTGTAGTTGTAAAACTAATACATTCCCATTTAAATCCTGTTCTACAGTCCAAGGCAAGTATAAATGTTAACATAACACTGTTAAATCAAATCTCAATGCAAGAGAACCAGTTGCATCTCTACTTTAAATCTTATCAACTTTCCAAATTTTCATACTAAAATATATTATTGTATTAATACAAACTACAGTATTATACACTACACTGtgtaataaataaagaaatataaaaataagacacaTAAATATAAAAGTTTTCTAAAACTAAAAGTACATATGTCAGTAAGAAGGGTATTAATACTGCCAGGTTTGAAGACATACAGTACAAAAATGTTGCACAGATCTagaaactaaaagaaagaaaataatactgaTAGGTAAAAATCAGCTAATGTTGTTAATAAACTGGGTCCATAATAACTAATATTTGGAAACAGTTATGAGCCAGATAACAATGGCATGTCCACATCTGAAATGCAAGAACATGGATAAAGCAGATTAGAAAATTTCCCTTTCATTTCTGGAGAGAAATTCTGAAAAGTCAATTAACGCAAAATGAATACTGAGGAATCAAAGGATGAAATGGCCCAGTGTTCGGCTTCTCTGACAGAGTCAGtggttttaagttttattttggaaTTTCGAGACAACAAACAGATCCACAAATGCTAGTTATTGGAGGCCACACCTGAACGAAGGCTGCTCAGAGCCCGGGGAATACTGATAAGTGGCACTTACAGCACACAGGTCTTGCTTAAGGCCAAGGAGATCCGAAGCTTCCTATCACGTCCTTCGTATTTGTCCACCACGTACTCGGCACAACCACAAACACTGATTCTGACACCCCTGCTGTCCTCGCCAGTCCTGACCCCGCTCGTCCCTGCAGTCACAGCTCCATGACAGGCTTCCAACCCCACTCGAAACCCCACGAGCCGGAGACTTCGGCTCTTCTGCCGGCTGCTCCCTTAAGGCTAACGACACACTGACAGACGGCATGCTCCGCCAGGACACCCGCACGCTGGGAGCCAccacctgctgggctggggtTACGAGAGGCTGTCAGCGCGGCCGGGAAGGGCGTTACACTTCTCGGAGAAGGGAATTCTGTAGTGCAGAAgttctcacattttaaaaaaacataataaaatactgAAGCGGATTTAGCATATGTTTaccaataaaaaattagaaaatttctcCCAATTGTACAGCTTAAGAATAAACCAACCTAAGAGTGATCATTAATACtgataaaatgaaacaaagccaGATGCTTCCCTAATTCGTCCATTTCCTTCCACCTGTTAAATCTTTGCTTTCTGAGTCGTTAGCTTTTCTAATCTGCTTCATGGTACAAACTTGTTCCTAActttgaaaaatgcatgaaaaattACTAGGTCTGAGGTTCAGGCACACCCggatttttttttgtgtgtttttttttttttttgtattttgtattttttttttaacttttactttACACAGTAGTGAACAGAAATCACAGTATACGGGGGTACTGTGTTTCCATGAAAAgcatgtataatatagaacaaaCTTCATTACCgattagaatttttctttttccttctagaaaAACTATTAggcttcatttgttttttcttccgaCGCTGGCTCACTGCCCTCGCTGACCTTGCCTTCTAAGCTGCCCGCTCGGCTGGCGGCCCCTGACCCCTCCATCGCACCTTCAGTTTTTgcaccttctccctcctcctcctcctcctcctccacctcctcctcctcctcctcctccatctcttccatctcctcctcctcctcctcgcctgGCGCTTTTCCACTTTCCTTGTCTTCCTGCAGGTCCTCcgtctccttctcctcctcctcttcctcctccttgtcGCTGTCCTCGTCCTCCTCCCGCGTCAAGCTCTCCCTGTCGTCCGAGTCGCCGAGGCCGGGGCCGACCCGGCCCCCCGGCTCCCCGGGCTCAGCGTCGCGCTCCTCGGCCTCCCTCTTGCAGTAGGAGTAGCGGTGGTTCATGTGCTGCGAGTAGGAGCCCGAGTGCGAGAAGCGCTTCCCGCACTTGTCACACTGGTAGGGCTTCTCCCCCGAGTGCAGGCGCATGTGTTCGATCAGGTGGTGCTTGTGTTTAAAGGCCTTTTTACAGATTCCACACTCGTGGGGTCTCTTCCCTGAAAAGAAGAACACGGCTGTGAAATCAGACGGTGGCGGTCAGCCGTCAGGCCCCCGCGGGTCCGGGGACGGCCGCCAGTTCACATACCTGTGTGCTCGTACTTATGCCTCAGCAACGAGCTACTCTTCTGGAATATCTTGTCGCACAGGTCACACGCGTACATCCCGTTTTCCGTCTTCCGCATCTTCTTCTTGGGCGGCGTGGAGTCCGAGTCGTTCTGATCCTCCACGTTTGACACCCCTTCTGAGCTAGTGTCTTGTCTTTCATCCTGAAGGACAGAAAGCAGTATGAAAACCGAATttacagagaaacaaaagtaGGGATGAAAAAGCCAACTGATTTACGCTTTCAACAGCTCGACCCGGGTCCCAGGGGAGGGTCAGGGGACAGGCGGGGGCTGAAACAGACAAGGTAGGGTTCCTGCAGGGAGCCTGTCGCAGAATCAGGCCCCCTGGGGCCCTGGGTCTTTTCTGAAGTCTTCCATCCTGAACTCAAGAGTTTCTGAAAGCTCTGCAGGCCCCCACTTGTCCGAGGGCTTTGGAGGGCGGGACAGGAGCCGCCGCTGGTGCTAACCTGACTGTCTTCATCGCCGTGTGACCCAGGCTGAGGGCCAGCGGACACGTTAGTGGGTCCCCCTTTAGGATTCAAGGGCCTGAATAGAGTTCTCTACACCAAAAGTGCggattctgtgaaaaatgtagtcATGTGAAAATCTTTTTAAGAGGTACCAGGATTATGGGAAACCCAACAAGTGGCACCaatatttaaggagaaaaaaagcagcaaaacACATTGAACAGGATATTGTAATTACTTTAGCTGCACCTACTTCTAGCAAGTAGCTGGATAGAAGATCACATTTGTCTCTAGAATTCATCTGAGCCAGTCAGAAATTCGTGCAAAAATGGAGACGTCAAGGTTAGTGACATAGAAACAGCCCAGCCAGAGAGTTACACAGGATCACAACCCTCCTTCCTCACGTGTATGAGTTCTGACTGAGCACTACTTCGTTCACGGCTCACAAAATCGTCAGTAAAGTCACTAGATGAATTCTCTATACACTTAATTTTTGTTGGTTTAATCAAAGCCTTTTATAAACAGGTGTTAACACACAAAAAGGGACAGCTAAATTTGCCTGGTGTGAAATGTCTGTGAACAAATGTTCACTTATTAATGATCAAATCAAGCTAGAAATCATGACTCGTTTTGGGAACCGAAGGATAAAACAAAGCCCACGGGTGAGCCTTCCGATTTTACTCCCCTATTCCGTCTCCAGTTTCAACAGTCCGTCTCGGGCTGAAGCTTGCCGGCCGTTTGCACAGCAGAACGGCACTCCTGTCGACAGCTGTGCCCGATCAGTAAGCAGCCCAAGACGGGATGCCACAAAGGTAAAGCACACGCTGACCTATTTCCTTGCAAAAGCGACAGTGTGACCACCTGCTCGGCTCTATCAGGACTGACCTTTGTTAGAGAAGTTCATCAAAATGAGTCAAACTGGCATTTCACCaggaggtgggggatgggagcGTTTTTACCTGATTCCCGTTTGGCTGGACCACTTTCAGGGGCGGTTCCTGGACGGCAGGGCTGACCGTGGTCGAGTACGTGTAGGAGACCTGGGGGATCAGGATGGTCTGCTTGTTGGCAGCAAGCGCTCGCAAGCACGGCACACTGCTCTGGTCAGCGATGGCCACGATGGTGGGGAACTGGGCAGTGACTGTGGGCACGGCAATGTTTATGGGGTTGGCACTTGGTGGGACTACATTTACAACTGGCTCTGAGTCTGTGACACAGCTGTCCTTTTGTGGCTCCTTTTTTGCACAAGACAAGTTCAAGGGCTCCTCTTGGACAGAATAAACACTGTTCTGGTAAACACTAGTGATGGTTGACCTTTCCAACAACTCTCCCTGCTGCTTTGGTAGTGAAAGATCAAGAGGTTCTGCTTGGAGCTCTTCCTGCGCCCCTTCCACCGCGTACAAGTAACCCTgtgcacttctgggggaggagaggTTGAGGGGTGATGGGGAGGGCGGCCGACTTCTGGAACCGCCGGCGGCTGACCCCCCGGGTAAGACCGGAGAGCCGGTTGTCTTCAGTGGGCTCCGGAGGTCGCCCGGGCTGGCCTGGGGCTCGCTCGCACTTGCAGGTTGAGGCTGATCGGTGTTCTTCGCAGGGACGGGGCCCTTGCCCGGTTCGGGAGAGGGCGGCTCCGAGGGCTGCACGGAGATCTGTCCCGCTTGCATCTTCTCAAACCACTTCTTCACGACGTCCAGCGGCAGGTTCACCGAGTCGGCAATTTTGGAGAGCTCGTCTGCACTGGGCTGTGCATTCAAAGCGTAATAGGCCTTTAGAAGAGACAAGAGGTTCTTTAAAGGGGGCTGGCTCGGAGACAGGTGGCCGTCGCCAGGGCCCGAGGCGGCGGGGGGCTCGGGCTGGTCGGCCTCGGGGGCAGGCAGGGGGGGTGGGGCTGGCCGCTTCAGCTCGGGCAGGGCGGTGATGTCCCCGGGGCAGTCATCACACAGCAGGCAAGTGCTGTCGCTCCCGCCTCCTTCGAAGCTTTTGTCCTTCTCGGGTTTAACGGTAAGATCTTCCGGTAACTTTTCGTTTTTGCAGCTGTTTGTGGGgactggattttctttttttaaattctgaggaACGACCTGGAGTTGGCTGGGCTGTTCAAGACTGTAGTTGATGATAATTTTGGTTGTTCCGTCTTGATCAACCAGAGGAAGACTGATGGCCGAAATGACCGAGTGGCCCCCTTGCTGTAGGGATGAAGCACTGATTGTTTCTTGTTCTTTGGATGCGAGATTGGCTTGATTATTCTCCAAGACCTGCCTGATTACGTTACCGTCTACTGCCACTTTGAGTACATTCTGGATGTCACTCAAGTTGATGCTTATGGGCGACACCAAACCCACCGTGGGCAGGACGACGGCCTGCACCACACCCTGAGGAGAACCGGCCGCCTGCAACGGGCCACCACCACCGAAGACCCCGTTCTGTAGGGGGGTCGAGCAGCTGATTCCTGAAGTGACCACGATGGGTTTGAACTCATAATCCACAGGCTCAGTTTTAATTTGGTTCACGGAGAGCTGTTCTTGAAGGGGTTTATTGTCTGGCTTCTGCCGGATCTGCGGGCGCGTGGGGCTGCCTGGGGACGCCGAGAGGGACGGCGAGGAACACTGGGGGGTCTTGAGCCCGGGTCTCGGCCGCCCGTTCACGGGCACCAGGCTGATGCACTTCTTACTGCTGATGTGCGAGCTGTAGGACCCGGAATGGGAGAAACGTTTCTTGCAGTTTGGGCATTCATATGGCTTCTCTCCTAGACAGCAACAAAAATTACattcatcaatttctggtgcagcCATATTTTCCCCTAAAACAAGCAGCAATTTTAAAGGGTTACTGTGCATGCTTGTGATGCAATGTCATTTAGAATCATGACTTTTTGTTGAAAACCTGCATAAATGTTACCCACGCCAGCAACAGCCGGTCTGAGCTGCCTGCGCCAGCCGGGAGGCGAGCCTCCCCCATGTGTGGCTATGGTATCTCTGCTGACTTTGGAAAGTTCAAATCATCCTCAGATACCAAAAAAATTACTTCCTACTCTTGCAAGTAATATTTTTCTTATCCTGTTTCACCAACCGATGTAACTGTGTTTTACTCTTCGTAACCATCTACAAGAGGAATTAACattggaggaaagaaaaggaaaagctgccATGAGGCAAGCACGAACACCTACCCCTGACTGCACGCACGTGTGAGTGTCACCCTTCCTGGATCCATAAGGTTTCCCTGAAAAGCTCCTTTTCAGTGGGAAGAAAGCTTTCCACGTGAGGTACCGTGATAAGCCTTGGCTTATTCAACTGGGATGCCCGTGCCCCTGGGTGTGGAAGGCAATGCTCCGGGGCGTATGAAAAGCATCTTGGAGTTTCAGTTTAGTGACAGTGGTCATGCTAATCTAAGAcactatttttatattaaaacacagattataCTCTGCTGCACAGATGCAACACTTATGTGAAATGTTAGGAAAAGCACAATGCCAAAGACACTTCCAGATGCGAGAGGCCCCCTTCAAGTTGCTCCCCTAGGCCTTCAGGGGAACAGGGCATTCTTGGCCATCAGGGCCACTCTGACAGAaaattttgagaagcactgagcTAATGGAATATGTTCAGACAACCCAATTTTTCACCTTTGGTTTTAATTTATAGTTACAGCTCATTAATTTACAGTTTAAAGGTGGGAAACTCTGGGTCTTCGGTGCCATCTGCTCCCTTGCACCTATTAGGGTGCGGGTCACAAAGACGCTCTTCACGCCTTTTTGGGGTGAGTGAATGGCTGACTGTGAAGTCAGGAAATGTGGGGGCGCTGGTGATGTACTCGGTATCGAAAAAAAGCTGTATCCCCCTTTTTAGTAATTAAAAGGGAAGTAGCAAGAAAGTCAGTGTAAGCTCTGCTAGGAATGCAACTTCAActtgtaaagtttaaaaaagcgTATTTTCTCATAAATTTGATTCTGTGGAGAATCAGAAATGAGACCTGGAAGGGCCCTACGAAGCCCCCGAGCGCGGCTGCCTTCTCGGTGAAGGGCTCCCTTCGCACCACCCCTCACACTGCTGGTCTCTGCAGGAACTCCTGCTGGTTGTCACCAACGCCTCCGTCCCTGCACCACTCTGCCTTCCAGCTTGTCCTCCCCGGGCCGGACTTTGAACCCGGTGAGCCGGCAGGAATATTCTTAACTTTCCCTTGTGTAGGTTAAACACATCTGGGGCTTTCAAACACTCCTCATGGGACGTGGTTTTCAGAACACTTGTTAACTCACCTCTGGAAAGTCTCCAGTTTATCAATATCTTTCCAATGGGATGCCTGAAACATGATTCAATACTCAAAATGCATCAGATAAACATTTCTACCGGGGGTAAGCACGGGGTATGTTCCAGTATGTTGCTTACTTTAACATTCCTAATTACCTGCTGACATTTTCAGATGAGCCACCTGCTCGTTCTCTTGTTCACCCGGAAAATAAGCATCTATAATAAGTTATTTTTCCTTTACAGACAGGGGGGTAGAAGGCATAGTGAGTGCGGATGCCCGTGTCAGGGCCCCAGCTTGGCCACATGCCGGCTGAGTGACTGTGGACAAGCTAATcaagctctctgagcctccactgt
Encoded proteins:
- the ZEB1 gene encoding zinc finger E-box-binding homeobox 1 isoform X3; this encodes MKVTNYNTVVETNSDSDDEDKLHIVEEESVADAADCEGGPAEDDLPADQAVVPGSSGREGSTTSCWEGDAGKEGQETLGPEARADEVGHTVKDDECDSDAENEQNHDPNVEEFLQQQDTAVIYPEAPEEDQRQGTPEASGHDDNGTPDAFSQLLTCPYCDRGYKRFTSLKEHIKYRHEKNEDNFSCSVCSYTFAYRTQLERHMTSHKSGRDQRHVTQSGGNRKFKCTECGKAFKYKHHLKEHLRIHSGEKPYECPNCKKRFSHSGSYSSHISSKKCISLVPVNGRPRPGLKTPQCSSPSLSASPGSPTRPQIRQKPDNKPLQEQLSVNQIKTEPVDYEFKPIVVTSGISCSTPLQNGVFGGGGPLQAAGSPQGVVQAVVLPTVGLVSPISINLSDIQNVLKVAVDGNVIRQVLENNQANLASKEQETISASSLQQGGHSVISAISLPLVDQDGTTKIIINYSLEQPSQLQVVPQNLKKENPVPTNSCKNEKLPEDLTVKPEKDKSFEGGGSDSTCLLCDDCPGDITALPELKRPAPPPLPAPEADQPEPPAASGPGDGHLSPSQPPLKNLLSLLKAYYALNAQPSADELSKIADSVNLPLDVVKKWFEKMQAGQISVQPSEPPSPEPGKGPVPAKNTDQPQPASASEPQASPGDLRSPLKTTGSPVLPGGSAAGGSRSRPPSPSPLNLSSPRSAQGYLYAVEGAQEELQAEPLDLSLPKQQGELLERSTITSVYQNSVYSVQEEPLNLSCAKKEPQKDSCVTDSEPVVNVVPPSANPINIAVPTVTAQFPTIVAIADQSSVPCLRALAANKQTILIPQVSYTYSTTVSPAVQEPPLKVVQPNGNQDERQDTSSEGVSNVEDQNDSDSTPPKKKMRKTENGMYACDLCDKIFQKSSSLLRHKYEHTGKRPHECGICKKAFKHKHHLIEHMRLHSGEKPYQCDKCGKRFSHSGSYSQHMNHRYSYCKREAEERDAEPGEPGGRVGPGLGDSDDRESLTREEDEDSDKEEEEEEEKETEDLQEDKESGKAPGEEEEEEMEEMEEEEEEEVEEEEEEEGEGAKTEGAMEGSGAASRAGSLEGKVSEGSEPASEEKTNEA
- the ZEB1 gene encoding zinc finger E-box-binding homeobox 1 isoform X4 — its product is MKVTNYNTVVETNSDSDDEDKLHIVEEESVADAADCEGGPAEDDLPADQAVVPGSSGREGSTTSCWEGDGKEGQETLGPEARADEVGHTVKDDECDSDAENEQNHDPNVEEFLQQQDTAVIYPEAPEEDQRQGTPEASGHDDNGTPDAFSQLLTCPYCDRGYKRFTSLKEHIKYRHEKNEDNFSCSVCSYTFAYRTQLERHMTSHKSGRDQRHVTQSGGNRKFKCTECGKAFKYKHHLKEHLRIHSGEKPYECPNCKKRFSHSGSYSSHISSKKCISLVPVNGRPRPGLKTPQCSSPSLSASPGSPTRPQIRQKPDNKPLQEQLSVNQIKTEPVDYEFKPIVVTSGISCSTPLQNGVFGGGGPLQAAGSPQGVVQAVVLPTVGLVSPISINLSDIQNVLKVAVDGNVIRQVLENNQANLASKEQETISASSLQQGGHSVISAISLPLVDQDGTTKIIINYSLEQPSQLQVVPQNLKKENPVPTNSCKNEKLPEDLTVKPEKDKSFEGGGSDSTCLLCDDCPGDITALPELKRPAPPPLPAPEADQPEPPAASGPGDGHLSPSQPPLKNLLSLLKAYYALNAQPSADELSKIADSVNLPLDVVKKWFEKMQAGQISVQPSEPPSPEPGKGPVPAKNTDQPQPASASEPQASPGDLRSPLKTTGSPVLPGGSAAGGSRSRPPSPSPLNLSSPRSAQGYLYAVEGAQEELQAEPLDLSLPKQQGELLERSTITSVYQNSVYSVQEEPLNLSCAKKEPQKDSCVTDSEPVVNVVPPSANPINIAVPTVTAQFPTIVAIADQSSVPCLRALAANKQTILIPQVSYTYSTTVSPAVQEPPLKVVQPNGNQDERQDTSSEGVSNVEDQNDSDSTPPKKKMRKTENGMYACDLCDKIFQKSSSLLRHKYEHTGKRPHECGICKKAFKHKHHLIEHMRLHSGEKPYQCDKCGKRFSHSGSYSQHMNHRYSYCKREAEERDAEPGEPGGRVGPGLGDSDDRESLTREEDEDSDKEEEEEEEKETEDLQEDKESGKAPGEEEEEEMEEMEEEEEEEVEEEEEEEGEGAKTEGAMEGSGAASRAGSLEGKVSEGSEPASEEKTNEA